From Candidatus Nomurabacteria bacterium, one genomic window encodes:
- a CDS encoding cation:proton antiporter, which yields MNDIFYELSLVIGISAGVSIVMRLLRQPLIIGYILSGVIVGPALLNVVHSENTIEAFANFGIALLLFIIGLGLNPKIIREVGRAAVLTGIGQVVFTSIAGYLIASVLGYGTKAGIYIAVSLAFSSTIVVLKLLSDKKEQQRLYARISIGFLLVQDILAALALIVATTTSSGNFEPGDIFSLLLKGALLITSLFVLAKYILPHAKLLVSGSQELLFIYAIAWGFGVATIFRELGFSLEVGALAAGVALAPQAYALEIGSRLRPLRDFFVVMFFVALGTHIELGGAESIIPHAIALSVFVLIGNPIIVMAILGILGYTKKTSFKAGLAVAQISEFSLVFVLLGNRLGQINDQIVALVTIVGLITIALSSYMIIYADQIYNYIQHLLTIFERKNLASNKEKRTNPEVFLFGYKKGGEQFVKAFDNMKWRYIVLDYDPHIVDRLEHEGINNTYGDMTDVELLEEIQLDKAKLVISMISDYDSNAFLADFMTSNNPKAVLICSADTPGQAADLYSQGVDYVLMPHYIGSERVVNFIKRSGLKHAAFKEYRQKHLIRLQSEYADYYSKTKAQRNLGHLIVQASEGIKDMAQRSKSRRTQSPAKPTKK from the coding sequence ATGAACGATATATTTTACGAACTTAGCCTAGTAATAGGGATTAGCGCGGGCGTATCAATAGTGATGCGTTTATTAAGGCAGCCATTAATTATCGGCTATATACTGTCGGGTGTAATAGTCGGGCCAGCACTATTAAACGTCGTCCACTCTGAGAACACTATTGAAGCTTTCGCAAACTTCGGGATAGCCCTACTCTTATTTATTATTGGCTTAGGCCTAAACCCGAAGATAATCAGAGAGGTCGGCCGCGCAGCCGTACTCACAGGTATTGGTCAAGTTGTGTTCACGAGTATTGCTGGCTATCTGATAGCCTCTGTTCTGGGTTATGGAACGAAAGCAGGGATCTACATAGCGGTTAGTCTAGCCTTCTCGAGTACAATAGTAGTCTTAAAACTACTTTCAGATAAAAAAGAGCAGCAAAGATTATATGCCCGGATATCAATCGGCTTTTTACTTGTTCAAGATATCTTAGCCGCTCTTGCCCTAATAGTCGCGACCACTACGAGTTCGGGCAATTTTGAGCCTGGAGATATATTTTCGCTACTCCTAAAAGGAGCCCTCTTGATCACCAGCTTGTTCGTGTTGGCAAAGTATATTTTGCCACACGCCAAATTACTGGTTTCGGGCTCGCAAGAGCTGTTATTTATCTATGCTATCGCTTGGGGCTTCGGAGTAGCCACAATCTTTCGCGAGCTTGGCTTTTCGTTGGAGGTGGGCGCCCTGGCTGCAGGTGTTGCTTTGGCGCCTCAAGCATATGCCTTAGAAATAGGTTCTAGGCTTAGACCTTTGCGAGACTTTTTTGTGGTGATGTTCTTTGTTGCGCTAGGCACACATATTGAATTGGGTGGTGCCGAATCGATCATACCTCATGCTATAGCGCTCTCCGTATTTGTCTTGATCGGTAATCCGATAATTGTGATGGCTATTCTTGGTATACTCGGCTACACCAAGAAAACCAGCTTCAAGGCTGGTTTGGCTGTCGCTCAAATCAGTGAATTTTCTTTAGTATTTGTATTGCTAGGCAATCGACTCGGCCAGATTAACGATCAAATCGTTGCATTGGTTACGATTGTCGGTTTAATAACAATCGCACTCAGTTCATACATGATTATCTATGCAGATCAGATATATAACTATATCCAACACTTACTAACTATCTTCGAGCGCAAGAACCTTGCCAGTAACAAAGAAAAACGCACAAACCCCGAAGTCTTTTTATTTGGATACAAAAAAGGTGGCGAACAATTTGTGAAAGCTTTCGATAATATGAAGTGGCGATACATAGTTTTAGACTACGACCCACACATCGTTGATAGACTGGAACATGAAGGCATTAACAACACTTATGGTGATATGACTGACGTTGAGTTACTTGAAGAAATTCAGCTCGATAAAGCAAAGTTGGTAATTTCGATGATTTCAGATTACGACAGCAATGCTTTTTTGGCCGACTTTATGACATCGAATAACCCAAAGGCTGTCCTGATTTGTTCCGCCGACACACCCGGGCAAGCTGCCGATCTTTACTCGCAAGGTGTAGATTATGTACTGATGCCTCACTATATTGGAAGTGAACGGGTGGTTAATTTCATCAAACGATCTGGCTTGAAACACGCTGCCTTTAAAGAGTACCGCCAGAAACACCTGATACGACTTCAGTCGGAGTATGCAGATTATTACTCTAAAACCAAGGCCCAACGCAACCTAGGTCATCTTATTGTTCAGGCCTCAGAAGGCATTAAAGACATGGCCCAACGCTCTAAGTCTAGGCGGACTCAATCCCCAGCCAAGCCAACCAAGAAGTAG
- a CDS encoding SIMPL domain-containing protein (The SIMPL domain is named for its presence in mouse protein SIMPL (signalling molecule that associates with mouse pelle-like kinase). Bacterial member BP26, from Brucella, was shown to assemble into a channel-like structure, while YggE from E. coli has been associated with resistance to oxidative stress.), which produces MTINFSKRDIWRGLNTVLLATTVGLLLWSQPWQGEVSQKRTISTSGEGTVSAEADEFTFNPSYDFKGDTSDDVIAAATNKADEVTKGLEELGIEDKDITVDASSYENWYTDEEEDIVRSNLYMQIVVDDKDKAQEVQDYLLTTSPAGSLTPTPGFSDSKQKELAAEARKLAIEDARTKADQSATELGLKVGKALTVEETENYGGYPIAYATLDSASSSETKSLPIRTGEQDYTINVNVTYEVK; this is translated from the coding sequence ATGACGATTAACTTTAGTAAACGAGATATATGGCGAGGACTAAACACAGTGCTACTAGCGACAACAGTTGGCCTACTGCTGTGGTCACAACCATGGCAGGGCGAGGTATCTCAAAAAAGGACCATTTCAACTAGTGGTGAGGGCACAGTCAGTGCTGAAGCGGATGAATTTACGTTTAATCCTAGCTACGATTTTAAGGGTGATACGAGCGACGATGTAATCGCAGCGGCAACCAATAAAGCCGACGAAGTTACAAAAGGCCTAGAAGAACTTGGCATAGAAGATAAAGATATAACTGTTGATGCTAGCTCTTATGAGAATTGGTATACCGACGAAGAGGAAGATATCGTGCGGTCAAATCTTTACATGCAGATCGTCGTCGACGATAAAGACAAAGCCCAGGAAGTCCAAGATTACTTGCTAACAACCAGTCCAGCAGGCTCACTTACTCCAACACCTGGTTTTAGCGATAGCAAGCAGAAAGAGCTAGCCGCCGAAGCACGTAAGCTTGCAATCGAAGATGCTCGTACAAAGGCAGATCAAAGTGCCACGGAGCTTGGGCTGAAAGTCGGCAAAGCACTTACGGTAGAAGAGACAGAAAACTATGGTGGTTATCCGATCGCCTACGCTACGCTAGATTCTGCATCTAGCTCGGAAACAAAATCTTTGCCGATTAGAACTGGCGAGCAAGACTATACCATTAATGTGAATGTGACCTACGAGGTAAAATAG
- a CDS encoding DUF84 family protein, with product MLIVAGTRRSPKIEAVRLAAQDLELPNAAVVGCDVSSGVSDQPFGFNSTLEGAKNRSERALKANLTARIAVGMEGGLFLHEGQWFDVGIVVATDRQGRQVMAESERVEVPKSVIDLVIKDDVDLSTALGSVFGVDTVLTRDCTGYLTNGRLPVVELYRVAARSAMSLLNPKP from the coding sequence ATGCTAATTGTTGCTGGAACTCGCAGATCGCCAAAGATAGAAGCAGTACGCTTGGCCGCTCAAGACCTAGAATTGCCAAATGCTGCTGTTGTTGGATGCGATGTGAGTTCTGGCGTGAGTGATCAACCCTTTGGTTTTAATTCTACGCTTGAAGGAGCAAAGAATAGATCTGAGAGGGCCCTTAAAGCAAATTTAACTGCCAGAATAGCAGTAGGCATGGAAGGCGGTTTATTTCTTCATGAAGGTCAGTGGTTTGATGTAGGTATTGTTGTTGCTACTGATCGGCAGGGCAGGCAAGTAATGGCTGAGTCTGAAAGAGTTGAAGTGCCTAAAAGTGTCATTGATTTAGTCATTAAAGATGACGTTGACCTAAGTACTGCTCTAGGGTCAGTTTTTGGCGTAGACACGGTGCTTACCAGGGATTGCACGGGCTATCTTACTAATGGTAGGCTACCCGTAGTGGAGCTATACAGAGTAGCAGCCAGGTCAGCTATGTCGTTACTTAACCCAAAACCTTAG
- a CDS encoding prepilin-type N-terminal cleavage/methylation domain-containing protein has product MSIKENERGFSLVELLIVMPIIALITGTLFMYMFAQYGHMINETTEANLRLEAQTMLLNLEDELLFTTEYGSTTIGGSLALTDPYAPSGGWKNNTSPNTLIIYETALDSDRRDPNRDFIYKNQYGCSSGYNQIAINNLVYFTKNNSNNNYKTLYKRTLTPQYSICGVNFKVQTCPNQYVGTGPCVAPDAELTNKLIDFQVAYFDENNNATTVPGSAEKVELTVTLGDDSFGEEIRVTSKFIMKKIN; this is encoded by the coding sequence ATGAGCATAAAAGAAAACGAGCGTGGCTTTAGTCTGGTCGAACTGCTCATAGTTATGCCAATAATAGCTCTGATAACGGGCACATTGTTTATGTATATGTTTGCCCAGTATGGCCATATGATCAATGAAACGACCGAAGCTAACTTAAGGCTTGAAGCACAAACCATGCTATTAAATTTAGAAGACGAGCTACTATTCACAACCGAGTATGGTTCGACGACCATAGGGGGTAGTCTGGCACTTACAGACCCATACGCGCCTTCCGGAGGCTGGAAGAATAACACTAGTCCTAATACTCTAATAATCTATGAAACAGCATTAGATTCAGATAGGCGCGACCCAAATCGCGACTTTATTTATAAAAACCAATATGGTTGCTCGAGTGGTTATAACCAAATTGCAATCAACAACCTTGTTTATTTCACGAAGAACAACTCGAATAATAATTACAAGACTTTGTACAAACGTACACTTACGCCACAATATTCTATTTGTGGTGTTAACTTTAAGGTTCAGACGTGTCCAAACCAGTATGTAGGCACTGGTCCGTGCGTGGCGCCAGACGCCGAGCTCACCAATAAGCTCATAGACTTTCAGGTTGCTTACTTTGATGAAAATAATAATGCCACCACTGTGCCTGGTTCGGCAGAAAAAGTAGAACTAACTGTAACTCTTGGTGATGATTCGTTTGGTGAAGAAATACGTGTAACCTCGAAATTTATAATGAAGAAGATTAACTAG
- a CDS encoding prepilin-type N-terminal cleavage/methylation domain-containing protein: MRGLASERGGFTLIEVMMTLFVVVVIVIVGFDITKVSNQTNSRTRQYAEANSLTFGKLQSYETRDFTSIPVGDAGSNYEVEDWSAEVNSKSAGLVIDPVAKVYSQYMPGSGSLLKLRVVLDFQYGSETRRIEYATYIQLGGVGR; the protein is encoded by the coding sequence ATGAGAGGGCTTGCATCAGAGCGTGGTGGGTTTACACTGATCGAAGTCATGATGACTTTGTTTGTCGTTGTGGTAATAGTCATAGTAGGTTTTGATATTACCAAGGTGAGCAATCAGACAAATTCGAGAACAAGACAGTATGCAGAAGCAAATTCACTTACTTTTGGTAAGCTGCAATCTTATGAAACCAGGGATTTCACATCAATACCCGTTGGTGACGCTGGCAGTAACTATGAAGTAGAAGATTGGAGCGCGGAGGTAAATTCGAAATCAGCGGGCTTGGTTATAGACCCTGTTGCTAAGGTTTATAGTCAGTATATGCCTGGATCGGGCTCGCTATTAAAATTACGTGTAGTACTGGATTTTCAATACGGCAGCGAAACTAGAAGAATAGAGTATGCAACCTACATACAACTAGGTGGGGTCGGCAGATGA
- a CDS encoding transcriptional repressor yields MKVQARESKYCTLIRQAVKSLGHASNAEIAVLVRKHYPYVSDTTIHRATARLAGRGEISVAPADTSGAMRYDANIKPHDHFLCTECDELQDIDVLPLVMNTLENCTARNCQISGRVLVSGICGRCSRRT; encoded by the coding sequence ATGAAAGTTCAAGCACGAGAAAGTAAGTACTGTACTTTAATCCGCCAAGCCGTAAAAAGCCTGGGCCATGCTAGCAACGCTGAGATCGCCGTTTTAGTTCGCAAACATTATCCGTATGTTAGTGATACGACCATTCATCGAGCTACCGCCAGGCTGGCTGGTCGTGGTGAGATTTCGGTTGCACCAGCTGATACTTCTGGTGCCATGAGGTACGACGCCAACATTAAGCCTCATGATCATTTTTTATGTACAGAATGTGATGAACTCCAGGATATAGATGTTCTACCATTGGTCATGAACACTTTGGAAAACTGTACAGCTAGAAACTGCCAGATATCTGGTCGAGTTCTAGTTTCGGGTATTTGCGGTCGGTGTAGTCGTCGAACCTAG
- a CDS encoding NAD(P)/FAD-dependent oxidoreductase: MENPTKKIVIIGAGTAGIMLSNKLVKHKLDVTVIDSSEVHYYQPGFLFLPFGKYNLDKLRRPLSKLINKKVTHLRDRVASINYSGNSLTTESGQEVGYDILVIATGTHIDASATQGLSGAGWRKNIFDFYTPDGAMALREALQNFTQGKLVVQIMDMPIKCPVAPLEFAFLADDYFRKRGLRDQIEIEYVTSLSGAFTKPVASSKLGHLLTDKNINIVADFYVEKVDPEARKLICYDGREVNYDLLVTIPVNAGADFLHNSEIANELGFVEVNHGSLQSTKYPNLFAIGDAADLPTSKAGSVAHFEVETLVENIMRSINGQPLEESFDGHSNCFVEAGGGKALLLDFNYQTEPLEGRFPFAMFGPMKLLNPSRINHLGKLAFRYIYWYMLLPGRKIPFIPNKMSIKGKKQPKIS; encoded by the coding sequence ATGGAAAACCCAACCAAAAAAATTGTTATTATTGGTGCTGGCACGGCTGGCATAATGCTGTCGAACAAGCTCGTCAAACATAAGTTAGATGTGACTGTAATTGATAGCTCCGAAGTTCATTATTACCAGCCAGGATTTTTATTTTTACCGTTTGGTAAATACAATCTAGACAAACTCAGACGCCCGTTATCAAAGTTAATCAACAAAAAAGTTACCCACCTACGAGACAGAGTCGCCAGTATTAACTATAGTGGCAATAGCTTAACGACTGAATCAGGCCAAGAGGTAGGCTACGATATTCTTGTAATCGCAACCGGTACTCATATAGATGCCTCGGCGACCCAAGGCTTAAGTGGTGCTGGTTGGCGTAAGAATATTTTTGACTTTTATACACCGGATGGTGCTATGGCACTACGCGAAGCACTGCAAAACTTTACCCAAGGTAAGCTAGTTGTCCAGATAATGGATATGCCAATTAAGTGTCCGGTAGCACCGCTAGAGTTTGCTTTCTTGGCAGATGACTATTTCCGTAAACGTGGTTTACGAGACCAAATCGAAATCGAATACGTCACTTCTTTGTCTGGGGCTTTTACCAAGCCAGTCGCCTCAAGCAAGCTAGGTCATTTACTCACCGATAAGAATATCAATATTGTTGCCGATTTTTATGTCGAAAAGGTCGACCCCGAAGCCAGAAAGCTAATCTGCTACGATGGGCGTGAAGTTAATTATGATTTATTAGTAACTATCCCCGTGAATGCAGGTGCCGACTTCTTGCATAACTCAGAAATTGCAAACGAATTAGGTTTCGTCGAGGTCAACCATGGCAGTTTGCAGTCAACCAAATATCCAAACTTATTTGCGATAGGCGATGCTGCCGACTTGCCCACCTCTAAGGCTGGGTCGGTGGCACACTTCGAAGTCGAAACACTTGTAGAGAACATCATGCGTAGTATTAATGGCCAACCACTAGAAGAATCTTTCGATGGTCACTCTAACTGTTTCGTTGAAGCCGGTGGTGGCAAAGCATTACTTCTTGATTTCAACTACCAAACCGAACCGCTCGAGGGCAGATTTCCGTTCGCTATGTTTGGGCCGATGAAGCTACTTAATCCAAGCCGGATTAACCACCTTGGTAAGTTAGCATTTCGTTATATCTACTGGTACATGTTACTGCCTGGGCGTAAAATACCGTTTATACCAAACAAAATGAGCATAAAGGGTAAAAAACAGCCAAAAATAAGCTAA
- a CDS encoding thioredoxin domain-containing protein, translating into MNFKLAGIIIAVLVAIIGIGVLSGGSGNNDGPNVADAEQVNSEGLATSKVVFTEAGDFECPACASFHTLIKQVASVYQDRVKFEFIHFPLKTIHPNSLAAHRAAQSAALQGKFWEMHDLLFEQRDLWISTTTSNPVLVFESFASQLGLDMDKFRLDFSSTEVNDYIQANIDLGTEMGVEATPSFFLNGQKLDNTQIDSVEKISKLLDQELAQTSDSTPSTADAKQSQTDSSQTN; encoded by the coding sequence ATGAATTTCAAGTTGGCAGGTATTATTATTGCTGTACTAGTAGCAATAATTGGAATAGGTGTACTAAGTGGTGGTTCAGGCAATAATGATGGTCCGAATGTCGCCGATGCAGAACAAGTTAATTCGGAAGGCTTGGCCACATCAAAGGTAGTATTCACTGAAGCCGGTGATTTTGAGTGCCCTGCCTGTGCAAGTTTTCATACGTTGATCAAACAAGTTGCTTCGGTCTACCAAGATCGAGTTAAGTTTGAGTTCATTCACTTTCCGCTCAAAACAATTCATCCAAACTCTTTAGCTGCTCACCGAGCTGCGCAGTCTGCAGCACTTCAGGGAAAGTTCTGGGAAATGCATGACTTATTGTTTGAGCAAAGAGATCTTTGGATAAGCACTACTACTAGTAATCCAGTACTAGTTTTCGAGTCTTTTGCCTCGCAGCTAGGCCTCGACATGGATAAGTTTAGGTTAGATTTCTCGAGCACTGAAGTCAATGACTATATCCAAGCAAATATCGACCTCGGGACAGAAATGGGAGTCGAAGCAACGCCGTCGTTCTTCTTAAACGGCCAGAAACTAGACAACACCCAGATTGATAGTGTCGAAAAAATAAGTAAGTTGCTCGATCAAGAACTGGCTCAAACATCTGACTCAACTCCATCCACAGCAGATGCCAAACAATCCCAGACTGATTCCAGCCAGACTAATTAG
- a CDS encoding CBS domain-containing protein, whose protein sequence is MLITFMWRFLLLIISASATLYLVLLIRSYGYMSIAELGRRVKSKDLLATKVYRARKHGLQLWIILWCAYGFSLSAVILLIDSYLHVALAIVIDVMIILTMHVIVPWARWPKPSLKMAAQSSGVVVRSMRYTRPILKSLDKVFGSWIELEGTTRIHSKEELLEVLQKIPGDLDKVGRDELRIATHALSFGDKIISEVMTPRAVVEMVDADDELTPVRLGELHDSGFSRFPVFEGSRENLVGVFYLKDVTNIRRLLKIKDHMRTEVYYVNEATNLDQVLNAFLLTQHHLFIVVNRYEEIVGVITIEDVIEQIIGRSIIDEFDKYEDLREVAKQKADEISRHRSAGSQTNIADI, encoded by the coding sequence ATGCTAATAACGTTTATGTGGAGATTCCTGCTACTAATCATATCAGCAAGTGCGACGCTGTATCTCGTGTTACTGATCCGTAGCTATGGCTACATGAGTATCGCCGAGTTGGGTAGAAGGGTAAAATCAAAGGACTTACTGGCAACAAAGGTATACAGAGCCCGCAAACACGGCCTACAGCTCTGGATCATATTGTGGTGTGCTTACGGTTTTAGCTTATCAGCTGTAATTTTGCTCATAGATAGCTACCTACATGTAGCTTTAGCTATTGTTATTGATGTAATGATAATTTTGACTATGCACGTAATTGTGCCGTGGGCGCGCTGGCCAAAACCAAGTTTAAAAATGGCTGCTCAAAGCAGTGGGGTGGTTGTTCGGTCGATGCGCTACACCAGACCAATCCTAAAAAGCTTAGACAAAGTGTTTGGTTCATGGATTGAGCTAGAAGGCACAACAAGAATTCACTCCAAAGAAGAGTTATTGGAAGTACTGCAAAAGATACCTGGGGATCTCGATAAAGTAGGTCGTGATGAATTACGGATTGCAACACATGCACTTAGTTTTGGCGATAAAATAATAAGCGAAGTTATGACCCCGCGGGCGGTTGTGGAGATGGTGGATGCGGATGACGAACTAACTCCTGTTCGACTAGGTGAGCTGCATGATAGCGGTTTCTCACGCTTTCCAGTTTTTGAGGGTAGTCGCGAAAATTTGGTAGGAGTTTTTTACCTTAAAGACGTTACCAACATCAGAAGGTTATTAAAGATAAAAGATCATATGCGAACAGAAGTTTACTATGTAAACGAAGCAACTAATCTCGACCAAGTTCTCAATGCCTTCTTGCTAACTCAGCATCATCTGTTTATAGTAGTTAATAGGTATGAAGAAATTGTTGGAGTCATTACTATCGAAGACGTTATCGAGCAAATTATTGGCCGGTCGATTATTGATGAATTTGACAAATATGAAGACCTGCGCGAGGTAGCAAAACAGAAAGCCGACGAAATCTCACGCCACAGGTCCGCCGGTAGTCAGACCAACATAGCAGATATTTAA
- a CDS encoding TusE/DsrC/DsvC family sulfur relay protein: protein MQKEIAGQNVEVDAEGYLADLNQWNGEIAKAIASELGITELSQQHWDVINWLRDQKASGNELNIRKVGGSGVVDIKQFYQLFPGGPLKNASKIAGLPKPTSCL, encoded by the coding sequence ATGCAAAAAGAAATAGCAGGGCAAAATGTTGAGGTAGATGCCGAAGGCTATCTGGCCGACTTAAACCAATGGAACGGTGAGATTGCCAAAGCAATTGCTAGTGAGCTTGGTATAACCGAGCTTAGTCAACAGCACTGGGACGTCATTAACTGGTTACGTGATCAAAAAGCTTCGGGTAACGAGCTAAACATTCGTAAGGTCGGGGGTTCTGGGGTTGTAGATATCAAGCAGTTTTACCAGCTTTTTCCAGGTGGACCACTAAAAAATGCCAGCAAAATCGCTGGCTTACCAAAACCAACTAGCTGCTTATAG
- a CDS encoding DsrE/DsrF/DrsH-like family protein, whose translation MSKHHKQEHDNHTLCQVCNQCKDCSGCRCTGLQDTQGSPLRKMMIVVSKAGIDSVYAGLIMANGARSEGIEVDMFFTFFGLDVITKKRMEHLKIALAGNPGMHMPEIVGVFPGMENLATHMMMKRMDELDIPHVGEFLDIIKAAGGTIFACKLAMEMFNLSEQDLYEDIDGVLTVGQFYERYNPGTQIIFI comes from the coding sequence ATGAGCAAACATCACAAACAAGAACACGATAACCATACACTCTGCCAGGTCTGCAATCAGTGTAAAGATTGCTCAGGCTGTAGATGTACAGGCCTACAAGATACCCAAGGATCACCCTTGCGAAAAATGATGATCGTTGTTTCTAAAGCTGGTATCGACAGTGTTTATGCTGGCCTAATTATGGCAAACGGAGCGCGTAGCGAAGGTATCGAGGTCGATATGTTCTTTACCTTCTTTGGATTAGATGTAATCACCAAAAAACGCATGGAGCATCTCAAGATTGCTTTGGCTGGCAATCCTGGCATGCACATGCCGGAAATAGTTGGTGTTTTTCCGGGCATGGAGAATCTGGCCACGCATATGATGATGAAGCGAATGGACGAGTTAGACATCCCACATGTCGGTGAATTTTTGGATATCATCAAGGCTGCAGGTGGAACTATCTTTGCCTGCAAATTAGCGATGGAGATGTTTAACCTGTCTGAGCAAGATTTGTATGAAGATATTGATGGCGTGCTGACAGTTGGTCAGTTCTACGAGCGATACAATCCCGGTACTCAGATAATCTTTATCTAG
- the aspS gene encoding aspartate--tRNA(Asn) ligase, whose product MERTLTRDLQSLIGQKVLIRGWLHKKRLLGGLTFINVRDRAGLAQIIIENKDQVEKLRGMQIGTVLEVVGEVKAEERAPGGAEIFNPEVTILVPVEDEPPIEIDKPISHKPEHLDTLFEHRVVNIRNLQEQKIFKIRASLTSYIREFLSQNEFVEIDTPKLLPGATEGGAEVFKVPYFGQEATLAQSPQFYKQIMVGAFERVYEIGHSYRAEPSATTRHLTELTMLDIEMGFVADHQEVMDMVANMTKYALNRVYEDHGDELRSLNAPELKLIDTVPAFTIAEIHEMYTKATKTDTTAEKDLIPDEERWIADYARKQLGSDLVYAVAFPAEAGKFYHKFKDDGTVAWGDLLFRGLEIATVPLRENNYHKMIEQMKRAGLDVGHDGFKYYLQAFKYGLPQHGGCGFGIDRLVQKTIGLANIKEATLFPRDINRLTP is encoded by the coding sequence ATGGAACGCACACTTACTCGGGACTTACAGTCCCTAATTGGCCAGAAAGTTTTAATTCGGGGCTGGTTGCACAAAAAACGCTTACTCGGAGGCTTAACCTTTATTAATGTCCGCGACCGCGCAGGGCTAGCTCAGATAATCATTGAAAATAAAGATCAGGTAGAAAAACTCAGAGGTATGCAAATTGGCACTGTCCTAGAGGTAGTAGGAGAGGTAAAGGCCGAAGAACGTGCCCCGGGAGGCGCCGAGATCTTTAATCCTGAGGTTACAATTCTAGTTCCAGTTGAAGATGAGCCACCAATCGAAATTGATAAACCAATCAGTCATAAGCCAGAACACCTAGATACTTTATTCGAGCATCGAGTTGTCAATATCCGTAATTTGCAGGAACAGAAAATTTTTAAGATTCGGGCTAGCTTGACCAGCTACATACGTGAATTCTTAAGTCAAAACGAGTTTGTAGAGATTGATACCCCTAAGCTTCTGCCCGGAGCTACCGAGGGTGGCGCCGAAGTCTTTAAGGTCCCGTATTTCGGCCAGGAAGCAACATTAGCTCAAAGCCCACAGTTCTATAAGCAGATTATGGTTGGTGCATTCGAACGTGTGTATGAGATTGGCCATAGTTACCGAGCCGAACCGAGCGCCACCACCCGCCACCTCACGGAATTAACCATGCTTGATATCGAGATGGGTTTTGTAGCCGATCACCAAGAGGTCATGGATATGGTTGCCAACATGACCAAATATGCATTGAACAGGGTGTACGAGGATCACGGGGATGAACTAAGAAGTCTAAATGCCCCAGAGCTGAAACTTATCGACACCGTTCCAGCTTTTACAATTGCCGAGATTCACGAGATGTATACCAAAGCAACCAAGACTGACACAACTGCCGAGAAAGATCTTATTCCAGACGAAGAGCGGTGGATTGCCGATTACGCTCGCAAACAGCTTGGTAGTGACTTGGTATACGCAGTTGCCTTTCCTGCTGAGGCTGGTAAGTTTTATCACAAGTTTAAAGATGACGGCACAGTCGCCTGGGGCGATTTGCTCTTCCGTGGTCTTGAGATAGCTACTGTGCCTTTGCGCGAGAATAACTACCATAAGATGATTGAGCAGATGAAACGAGCAGGCCTAGATGTGGGCCACGACGGCTTTAAGTACTATCTGCAAGCCTTTAAGTATGGCCTACCGCAGCACGGCGGATGCGGATTTGGAATTGATCGTCTAGTGCAAAAAACTATAGGCCTAGCCAACATTAAAGAGGCAACTTTGTTCCCAAGAGATATTAACCGCTTAACACCATAA
- a CDS encoding EVE domain-containing protein, whose amino-acid sequence MEYWLVKADPETDYSIDDLKRDKHTVWDGVHNFAAIGHIKRMNPGDFVYIYHSQKAKSIVGMAEVSGNPFENHDDPRPSWAVELTFVKKTRPVTLQDIKNEPICADWQLVRNSRLSVMPVPRSVNTWLEQQTAESD is encoded by the coding sequence ATGGAATATTGGCTGGTTAAGGCCGACCCGGAAACAGATTATTCGATCGACGATCTGAAGCGCGACAAGCATACAGTTTGGGACGGTGTCCATAATTTTGCCGCCATTGGTCACATTAAACGAATGAACCCAGGTGACTTTGTCTACATTTATCACTCACAGAAAGCTAAAAGTATCGTCGGCATGGCCGAGGTCAGCGGCAATCCATTTGAAAATCATGACGATCCACGACCCTCATGGGCAGTAGAGTTAACTTTTGTCAAAAAGACCAGACCTGTGACCCTTCAAGACATTAAAAACGAGCCTATCTGTGCAGATTGGCAGTTGGTGCGAAACAGTCGTTTAAGTGTCATGCCCGTGCCTAGGTCGGTCAACACCTGGCTAGAGCAACAGACAGCTGAAAGTGATTGA